From the Labilithrix sp. genome, the window CGCGCCGCTGGGTGTGCACCACCGCCGGCGACGGATGCCCGATCTCGCGCCCGCTCGTCGGCTCGGGATGCCTCGGCGATCGCGCCTGCGACTACGGCGGCTGCACGCTGAAGCGCGGCGCGGGGATGGTCTGCTCGGAGGGGGTATGGCAAGTGGAGGCGACCGAATGCCCACCCTGAAGCGGCTCGCCCGGGCGCTCGGCGTCGCGATCGGCGTCGCGTTCGCGCTCCTCGTCGGCTGCAACGACGACTACGAGTACCCGAGCTTCGGGGGCGGCTTCGCCTCGTCGTCGTCGGGGACCTTCGACTCCGATCGCCGCGCCGAGCCGTCGTTGTGCGAACAGGTCAGCGAAGGCGAGCGATGCACCGGCAACATCGCGAGCGGCAGCTGCGAGCGCGGCACGTTCGCGAGCTACTCCTGCAACGCCCACCTCGCGTGTGCGCTCGACGACGGTCGCAACGGCACCTGGACGCTCACCGAGCCCACGCGAACGGACTGCCGCACCGACTGCCCCGAGGCCTACACCGAGGACTACGCCGGCTGCACCGGCGCGAACGCCGGCACCCTCCTCTGCGAATACCCAGAGGGAACGTGCGGTTGCGCGCCGATCTACGCACCCGAGCCCGAGCCCGACGCGGACGAAGACGCGGGCGCGAACGAAGACGCAGGCGCCGACGAAGACGCGGGCGCGGACGAAGACGCCGCCGCGCCGCCGCCGCCGCCCAAGCCGATCGGTTACGAGTGGCGCTGCGTCGCGCCGCCTTCTCCGATCTCTCCCGCCGACGCGGGCCCCCTCCGCTGCCCCCGGCTGCGACCGCGCGAGGGGCAGGACTGCGTCCGTCCGATGACGTGCGACTATGGCGCGTGCGTCTTCGAAGACGGCTACCGAATGCGTTGTTACGATGGCTCGTGGGCCCGTGATCTCGATAGGAGCACTCAATGCGAACGATGAACTTCCGCTCGGGCCTCTTCCTCTTCGTGCCGCTCCTCGTCGCGACCGTCGCGGCAGGTTGTAATCTACAAGAATCGGATTACGCCGAGCGCTACGTCAACTCGACGCCGTCGGTCGCGCCGACGCCGGGCCCGCAGCCGAAGTTCACGCAGGCGCTCTCGACCGAGGTCGCGCCGCCGCCGATCTCGGGCGGCACCCTCGCGGTCGCGCCCGACGGCCGCACCGCCGTCGCCGCCGATCCGGATCGCGATCGCGTCTACGTCGTCGACGTGCCGACGCGCACGGTGAAGCACGACGTCGCGCTCCCGGCCGGCGCGGAGCCCGGACGCGTCGCGATCGACTCGCACGGCTTCGCGCACGTCGCGCTCCGCAACGCGGGGGCGATCGCGACGATCGAGCTCGCGACCGGCAAGAGCTCCCTCCGCGCGCTCTGCGTCGCCCCGCGCGGCGTCGCGTTCGACGCGAAGATCGACGCGATCCACGTCGCGTGCGCGGAGGGCGACCTCTACACCGTGCCGCTCGCGGGCGGCGCGGTCCAGCGGCTCGGGCTCGACCGCGATCTCCGCGACGTCCTCGTGCTCAAGGACCGCCTCTACGTCAGCCACTTCCGCGGCGCGAACGTCTCGATCCTCTCGCGCGACGGCTCGTACTTCGGTGAGTCGACGCGCGGCGGAAACCTCAGCTGGCGGATGGCGGCCCCGCCGCTCGTCGACGGCCAGGCCGAGAAGGACGACGTCGCGCTCGTCTCGCAGGACCCGATCAACCCCGCTCCTTCGACGAACGGCGCCGGCTACTACGGCTCCGGCGCGGTCGACACCTGCAACTCGCCGACGATCACGGCGACGCGCCTCGACGTCCCGGGTGAGGAGTCGATCCGCATCCCGCCCGCCGTGCTCCCGGTCGACCTCGCGACCGACGGCCGCGAGTACGCGATCGTCGCCGCCGGCAACGGCCACACCCCGGAGCTCCCGCAGATCTTCATCCATCGCGTGAAGACGCGGGCGACCGACTCCTCGGACTTCCCGTCGTCCAGCTCGCGCTTCACGCCGAACCCGGGCTGCAACGAGATGGCGAAGGGGTACGTGCCCGGCCAGGCGATCGCGGCGGCGTACGACGGCGAAGACCAGCTGCTCGTGCAGTCGCGCGAGCCCGCGGCCCTCTACATCATGAGCCCCGATCGGCAGCGCGTGTACAAGGAGATCCAGCTCTCCACCGAGTCGCGCGAGGACACGGGCCACGCGATCTTCCACTCGAACAGCGGCGGCTTCCTCGCGTGCGCGTCGTGCCACGCCGAGGGCGGCGAGGACGGTCGCACGTGGGACTTCGTCGAAGGCGAGCGCCGCACGCCGTCGATGCTCGGCACCCTCGCGCACACCGCGCCCTTCCACTGGGACGGCACGATCAAGGACATGCGTCACCTCGTCGATCACGTCTTCACGAGCCGCATGAGCGGTCCGAACGTCGACGAGGCGCAGGTGAGCACGCTCCAGACGTGGCTCTTCCGCCTCCCCGCCCCGCCGAAGTTGGTCCACCCCGCCGAGTCGGTGGAGCGCGGGCGCGTCCTCTTCGAGCAGCGCGGCTGCGTGACGTGCCACTCGGGCAAGGAGTACACGAACAACGAGACGGTGGACGTCGGCACTGGCGCGCTCTACCAGGTGCCGTCCCTCGTCGGCGTCGGCTGGCGCGCGCCGTTCCTCCACAACGGCTGCGCGAAGACGCTCGCGGCGCGCTTCGACGGCACCGCGTGCGGCGGCGACAAGCACGGCGACGTCGCGAACCTCACGAAGCAGGAGATCAACGACCTGTCGATGTTCATGGACACGCTCTGATGCGGCTGCGTTTTGCGCTCTGCCTCGCGGCGCCGCTGCTCGTCGCGACGGCGTCGACGCCGGCCCGCGCGGACGACGTGCCGGCGCTGTCGTCGATCGACTCGGTCCACCTCCGCAACGGGGGCCTCTATCGCGGGCGCGTCACCGAGATCGTCCCCGGCGATCACGTGACGATCCTCGTCGAGAAGGGCGAGTCGAAGCGCATCGCGTGGGGCGACATCGACAAGGTCGTCGTCGCGTCGTCGCCGCCGCCCGGCGGAGCGACGGCGACCGACACGCCCACGGTGGGGGCGCGCACGATCCCGCCGGGCACGCCGGCCGCGCCCGCGCCGATGAGCGGACCGCGCGCGCGCGTGCACGTCGTCGCGCCGAACAGGGTCATCCTCTATCGCCGCCCCGCCGGCTCGAGCGCGTGGACGCAGGCG encodes:
- a CDS encoding c-type cytochrome, translating into MRTMNFRSGLFLFVPLLVATVAAGCNLQESDYAERYVNSTPSVAPTPGPQPKFTQALSTEVAPPPISGGTLAVAPDGRTAVAADPDRDRVYVVDVPTRTVKHDVALPAGAEPGRVAIDSHGFAHVALRNAGAIATIELATGKSSLRALCVAPRGVAFDAKIDAIHVACAEGDLYTVPLAGGAVQRLGLDRDLRDVLVLKDRLYVSHFRGANVSILSRDGSYFGESTRGGNLSWRMAAPPLVDGQAEKDDVALVSQDPINPAPSTNGAGYYGSGAVDTCNSPTITATRLDVPGEESIRIPPAVLPVDLATDGREYAIVAAGNGHTPELPQIFIHRVKTRATDSSDFPSSSSRFTPNPGCNEMAKGYVPGQAIAAAYDGEDQLLVQSREPAALYIMSPDRQRVYKEIQLSTESREDTGHAIFHSNSGGFLACASCHAEGGEDGRTWDFVEGERRTPSMLGTLAHTAPFHWDGTIKDMRHLVDHVFTSRMSGPNVDEAQVSTLQTWLFRLPAPPKLVHPAESVERGRVLFEQRGCVTCHSGKEYTNNETVDVGTGALYQVPSLVGVGWRAPFLHNGCAKTLAARFDGTACGGDKHGDVANLTKQEINDLSMFMDTL